The Sagittula sp. P11 genome window below encodes:
- a CDS encoding TRAP transporter substrate-binding protein produces MNLTSTATLTALFLASAASAQSVNVALDSNPDREQSGTYRYVENLFTTLEEAGWDTETFPRDTIGGEDERLDQIRAGILDISMSNYAVATQFVEEMRALQLPYTFENPAHEFKFFTESDYLDQVNEELAAEGMRILAIVPTGGFLGIFNNEKEVRTVSDMEGLRMRALDPNQLEMFQMMGASGVVIPFSEVPNAIQTGIANGYVNASLVPLTFGQGDLFTNFTDAKVIMSARLALASTTWWDGLSDEEQATFEKASLDALAEVFEWVDASEVVHKKNLEEAGIAVYEPTEEELATFREATLPMADVLTEVPAERIEELRAFVAEYAPE; encoded by the coding sequence ATGAACTTAACGTCCACCGCCACCCTCACCGCGCTGTTCCTGGCCTCTGCCGCCTCGGCGCAGTCGGTCAACGTCGCGCTCGATTCCAACCCCGACCGGGAGCAGTCCGGCACCTATCGATATGTGGAAAACCTGTTCACCACGCTCGAAGAAGCAGGCTGGGACACCGAGACCTTCCCGCGCGACACAATCGGCGGCGAAGACGAGCGCCTTGACCAGATCCGCGCCGGTATCCTCGACATCTCGATGTCGAACTACGCCGTGGCGACCCAGTTCGTCGAGGAGATGCGCGCGCTGCAACTGCCCTACACCTTCGAAAATCCGGCGCACGAGTTCAAGTTCTTCACCGAATCCGACTACCTCGATCAGGTGAACGAAGAGCTGGCGGCCGAAGGCATGCGCATCCTGGCAATCGTGCCCACCGGGGGCTTCCTCGGCATCTTCAACAACGAGAAGGAAGTCCGCACCGTATCCGACATGGAAGGCCTGCGGATGCGCGCGCTGGATCCCAACCAGTTGGAAATGTTCCAGATGATGGGCGCCAGCGGCGTTGTCATCCCGTTCTCCGAAGTGCCGAACGCGATCCAGACCGGCATCGCCAACGGTTACGTCAACGCGTCGCTCGTGCCGCTGACCTTCGGGCAGGGCGACCTGTTCACCAACTTCACCGACGCCAAGGTGATCATGTCCGCCCGCCTCGCGCTGGCCTCCACCACGTGGTGGGACGGTCTGTCGGACGAGGAGCAGGCCACCTTCGAGAAAGCCTCCCTCGACGCGCTGGCCGAGGTTTTCGAATGGGTCGACGCCTCCGAGGTCGTGCACAAGAAGAACCTCGAAGAGGCCGGCATCGCCGTTTACGAGCCGACGGAGGAAGAGCTTGCAACCTTCCGCGAGGCGACCCTGCCGATGGCCGACGTGCTGACCGAAGTGCCGGCCGAGCGGATCGAGGAACTGCGCGCCTTCGTCGCCGAATACGCGCCGGAGTAA
- a CDS encoding amidase, translated as MDRTSTPTDPADLGAAEARRLIARKALSASELAEACITRVEAVDHAVNALVARDFDGLRAGAWAADKALSSGADLGPLHGLPFGVKDMIDVAGLPTTFGSELFRDNIAKKDDAMVAAMRGAGAIPMGKTNNPEWSAGGNTRNRVYGATANPHDLTRTCAGSSGGSAAGLAAGYFPLATGSDTGGSLRNPAAFCGVVGYRPSPGVVPGNTRGIGYFPLSTSGPMGRNVEDTALMLSVLARPDMRDPYTAVVDGRTAWDPARFATLPRCDLSSLRVAFTEDYGFAPTEGIVRDHFRRVVPQLAPLFGTADEGTPDCADADRIFSVLRGILFVATHGKRLDDHPEQVGPNVTENVREGRSFTPDNIAEALSMQGAYHQRWQIWFESHDFVISPAVTISPRDWHELYPTEIDGVATKSYYHWLAMAYASTVAGHPSITIPCGTDANGMPFGLQIVGRRYDDLGVLAVAAELEAIIAGISDLAPKGPDIAALKSAGRLSDVEGFLSL; from the coding sequence ATGGACCGGACTTCCACTCCCACCGATCCCGCAGACCTTGGCGCCGCCGAAGCGCGCCGCCTGATCGCCCGCAAGGCGCTTTCCGCATCCGAACTGGCCGAGGCCTGCATCACCCGTGTGGAGGCCGTGGACCACGCGGTGAACGCGCTGGTGGCGCGGGACTTCGACGGGCTGAGGGCGGGGGCTTGGGCGGCGGACAAGGCACTTTCCTCCGGCGCCGATCTCGGGCCGCTCCACGGCCTGCCGTTCGGCGTGAAGGACATGATCGACGTGGCCGGCTTGCCTACCACCTTCGGGTCTGAACTGTTCCGCGACAACATCGCCAAGAAGGACGATGCCATGGTCGCCGCGATGCGCGGCGCGGGCGCAATCCCCATGGGCAAGACCAACAACCCGGAATGGAGCGCGGGCGGCAACACCCGCAACCGCGTCTACGGTGCCACGGCCAACCCGCATGACCTCACACGCACCTGCGCCGGGTCCTCGGGCGGGTCGGCGGCGGGATTGGCAGCCGGGTACTTCCCCTTGGCCACCGGATCGGACACGGGCGGGTCGCTGCGCAACCCGGCGGCTTTCTGCGGCGTCGTGGGGTATCGCCCGTCGCCGGGTGTGGTGCCGGGCAACACGCGCGGCATCGGGTACTTCCCGCTGTCCACATCCGGCCCCATGGGCCGCAACGTGGAGGACACGGCCTTGATGCTGTCGGTGCTGGCACGGCCCGACATGCGCGACCCCTACACGGCGGTCGTGGATGGCCGCACCGCATGGGATCCGGCGCGGTTTGCCACGCTGCCGCGCTGCGATCTGTCCTCGCTGCGCGTTGCGTTCACCGAGGACTACGGCTTTGCGCCGACCGAAGGCATCGTGCGCGACCACTTCCGACGCGTTGTGCCGCAGCTTGCTCCGCTGTTCGGCACCGCGGATGAAGGAACACCGGATTGCGCCGATGCCGACCGCATCTTCTCGGTGCTGCGCGGCATCCTGTTCGTGGCCACGCACGGCAAGCGCCTGGATGACCACCCCGAACAGGTCGGCCCGAACGTGACGGAGAACGTCCGCGAGGGCCGCAGCTTCACCCCCGACAACATCGCCGAGGCGCTGTCGATGCAGGGCGCCTATCACCAGCGCTGGCAAATCTGGTTCGAGAGCCATGATTTCGTGATCTCTCCGGCGGTGACGATCAGCCCGCGCGACTGGCACGAGCTTTACCCGACCGAGATCGACGGGGTCGCGACGAAGAGCTACTACCACTGGCTGGCGATGGCCTACGCCTCCACCGTTGCGGGGCATCCATCGATCACCATTCCCTGCGGGACCGACGCAAACGGCATGCCCTTCGGCCTGCAGATCGTCGGGCGCCGTTACGACGACCTGGGCGTGCTGGCGGTGGCCGCCGAGCTGGAGGCGATCATCGCGGGGATTTCTGACCTCGCGCCCAAAGGCCCGGACATCGCCGCGTTGAAATCCGCCGGACGGCTGTCGGACGTCGAGGGGTTCCTGAGCCTCTGA
- a CDS encoding sulfite exporter TauE/SafE family protein, which translates to MFDPSLLPILLLLLATGAFAGLLSGLLGIGGGIFLVPVLLFIFRGLGASDGIVMQLCVGTSTATIVATSIRSVWAHHGRGAVEVGILRAWAPWLAVGAILGVLTATTLKSDTLMLIFGGLATVMGIYMLAGNPNWRLGDSHPGLRVYAPYSGVMGFVCAMIGIGGGTFGVPALTAYGTPINRAIATSAGFGLLISLPASVTYLLASPDDVTLPPFTLGLVSLPAFLAITAMTFVTVPIGARLTHVLPTGRLRKVFALFIILAALNMLRKALF; encoded by the coding sequence GTGTTCGATCCCTCCCTGCTTCCCATCCTTCTGCTTCTGTTGGCCACCGGCGCCTTCGCCGGGCTGTTGTCGGGCCTGCTGGGCATCGGTGGAGGCATCTTCCTCGTTCCCGTCCTTCTGTTCATCTTTCGCGGGCTGGGCGCGTCGGACGGGATCGTCATGCAGCTCTGCGTCGGCACGTCCACGGCCACAATCGTGGCCACGTCGATCCGGTCGGTCTGGGCGCACCACGGGCGCGGCGCCGTGGAGGTCGGGATCCTGCGGGCCTGGGCGCCATGGCTGGCGGTCGGCGCGATCCTCGGCGTGCTGACGGCGACCACGCTGAAGTCGGACACGCTGATGCTGATCTTCGGCGGCCTCGCGACGGTAATGGGGATCTACATGCTGGCCGGCAACCCCAACTGGCGGCTGGGTGACAGCCACCCCGGGCTTCGGGTCTATGCCCCCTATTCCGGCGTGATGGGCTTTGTCTGCGCGATGATCGGCATCGGCGGCGGGACCTTCGGGGTGCCCGCCCTGACCGCCTATGGCACACCGATCAACCGGGCCATTGCCACCTCGGCGGGCTTCGGGCTGCTGATCTCGCTCCCCGCCAGCGTGACCTACCTGCTGGCATCGCCGGATGACGTCACCCTGCCGCCGTTCACCTTGGGCCTCGTCAGCCTTCCCGCCTTCCTCGCCATCACGGCGATGACCTTCGTGACGGTGCCCATCGGCGCCCGGCTGACCCACGTTCTTCCCACGGGCCGCCTGCGCAAGGTCTTTGCCCTGTTCATCATCCTTGCGGCCCTGAATATGCTCCGCAAGGCCCTCTTCTGA
- a CDS encoding LacI family DNA-binding transcriptional regulator: MATLKDIAKITGLTATTVSRALRGFDDVSPATRTRVREVARELNYRPNHSARKLVSGRSGIVGLVLDTAPADFESPHFFEIAHSITQAMAGRGLDLMLHISTDADPLQTYDRLIGQGVFDGFVLLFPRADDARMAFLSSRDVPFVVHGKHVPDPDYPFFDLDTADIVRRAVAHLAAFGHRRIALLNGEAGWQVSRERAEVFADALMRAGLHPVPELICYGDTSRAYGRDATRTLIAIPDRPTGIVCCNSLVAGGVLDAAGEAGLSIPGDLSVVAHDDVLPGMETGDLNPPLTVTRRALRDAGTPLADLMQRRLNGEPVRNLQVLETAEWIGRASVAPAPAGG, translated from the coding sequence GTGGCAACCCTGAAGGACATCGCGAAGATAACCGGGTTGACGGCGACGACGGTCAGCCGGGCCTTGCGCGGTTTCGACGATGTCTCTCCGGCGACCCGCACCCGGGTCAGGGAGGTTGCCCGCGAACTGAACTACCGACCGAACCACAGCGCACGAAAACTGGTCTCCGGACGGTCGGGGATCGTCGGTCTTGTCCTCGACACCGCGCCCGCCGACTTCGAGTCTCCCCACTTCTTCGAGATCGCCCATTCGATCACGCAGGCGATGGCAGGCCGGGGCCTCGATCTCATGCTGCACATCTCGACCGACGCGGACCCGCTGCAGACCTACGACCGCCTGATCGGCCAGGGGGTATTCGACGGTTTCGTGCTGCTCTTTCCACGTGCCGACGATGCGAGGATGGCGTTCCTGAGCAGCCGGGATGTGCCCTTCGTGGTGCATGGCAAACATGTCCCCGACCCGGATTATCCGTTCTTCGACCTCGACACGGCTGATATCGTCCGGAGGGCCGTCGCCCACCTGGCCGCGTTTGGCCACCGGCGGATCGCACTTCTGAACGGCGAGGCAGGCTGGCAGGTCTCGAGGGAACGGGCCGAAGTCTTTGCGGATGCATTGATGAGGGCAGGGCTGCACCCCGTCCCCGAGTTGATCTGCTACGGCGACACGTCGCGCGCCTACGGTCGGGACGCCACGCGCACGCTGATCGCCATTCCCGATCGCCCGACCGGGATCGTCTGTTGCAATTCGCTGGTGGCGGGCGGCGTGCTCGACGCCGCGGGCGAGGCGGGCCTGAGCATTCCCGGCGACCTCTCTGTCGTCGCGCATGACGATGTCCTGCCGGGCATGGAGACCGGCGACCTGAACCCGCCTCTGACCGTCACCCGCCGTGCGCTCCGGGACGCCGGAACGCCGCTTGCCGACCTGATGCAGAGGCGCCTGAACGGCGAACCGGTGCGGAACCTGCAAGTCCTCGAAACGGCAGAGTGGATCGGCCGCGCCTCCGTTGCCCCCGCGCCCGCAGGGGGCTGA
- a CDS encoding alpha-amylase family glycosyl hydrolase, whose amino-acid sequence MQQETVRTTAQTTPEWWKTGIIYQIYPRSFQDSDGDGVGDLAGIESRLDYLAELGVDAIWISPIFPSPMADFGYDVSDYRDIDPMFGTLADFDRLVAATHRRGMKLILDFVPSHTSEQHPWFTDARSSRSNPKRDWYVWRDAKPDGSPPTNWISEFGRSAWTWDEGSGQYYLNIFLSEQPALNWRNPEVQAEMLDTLRFWYDRGVDGFRVDAITHIAPDPDKGDHPPDPNWQEHMDPSYRYLKVHSKHQPEGLDFVRMMRRVTDSYPDRVLIGETDGELKAVMTYYGEAFDAFQLPFNFTLLNAPWEMAEIVRRVETYEAALPDGGWGNWVLGNHDCRRIASRAGPAQAAVAATLLLTLRGTPTMYQGDELGMESAEIPPHAVRDPWEKQVPGRGLGRDPARTPMPWEPGPTHGFSDGDPWLPVFVPAGGDVAAQRADATSLLTYVRALIALRRETPALTLGTYETTVAQDGVFVFTRRLDGTVFHICLNFTGETRLCPVKGEVVLSSRHGSEGGAVDTLQLEPDEAAIIKAA is encoded by the coding sequence ATGCAACAGGAAACCGTCCGGACCACCGCGCAGACCACCCCCGAATGGTGGAAGACCGGCATCATCTACCAGATCTATCCGCGCTCTTTTCAGGACAGCGACGGCGACGGTGTGGGCGATCTTGCCGGGATCGAAAGCCGCCTCGACTATCTCGCGGAGCTTGGTGTCGATGCCATCTGGATCTCTCCGATCTTCCCGTCGCCGATGGCCGATTTCGGCTATGACGTCTCGGATTACCGCGACATCGATCCCATGTTCGGCACGCTCGCGGATTTCGACCGGCTCGTCGCGGCCACCCACCGGCGCGGGATGAAGCTGATACTCGACTTCGTGCCCAGCCACACGTCCGAGCAGCATCCGTGGTTCACCGACGCCCGGTCTTCGCGAAGCAACCCCAAACGGGACTGGTATGTCTGGCGCGACGCCAAGCCCGACGGCAGCCCGCCGACCAACTGGATCAGCGAATTCGGCCGTTCCGCCTGGACCTGGGACGAGGGCAGCGGCCAGTACTACCTGAACATCTTCCTGTCCGAGCAGCCGGCGCTCAACTGGCGCAATCCCGAGGTGCAGGCCGAAATGCTCGACACGCTGCGCTTCTGGTACGACCGCGGGGTGGACGGGTTCCGGGTGGACGCCATCACACATATCGCGCCCGATCCCGACAAGGGCGATCACCCGCCCGATCCGAATTGGCAGGAGCACATGGACCCCTCCTACCGCTACCTGAAGGTGCACTCCAAGCATCAGCCGGAGGGGCTCGACTTCGTCCGGATGATGCGCCGGGTCACCGACTCGTATCCGGACCGGGTGCTGATCGGCGAGACGGACGGCGAACTGAAGGCCGTCATGACCTACTATGGCGAGGCATTCGATGCCTTCCAGCTGCCGTTCAACTTCACGCTTCTGAACGCGCCATGGGAGATGGCGGAAATCGTGCGCCGGGTCGAAACCTACGAGGCCGCCCTGCCGGACGGGGGCTGGGGCAACTGGGTGCTCGGCAACCACGACTGCCGGCGCATCGCCAGCCGCGCGGGTCCTGCACAGGCTGCGGTGGCCGCCACGCTCCTGCTGACGCTCAGGGGCACGCCGACGATGTACCAGGGTGACGAACTGGGTATGGAAAGCGCCGAGATTCCGCCGCACGCCGTTCGCGACCCGTGGGAAAAGCAGGTGCCGGGCCGCGGGCTGGGCCGCGATCCGGCCCGCACCCCCATGCCGTGGGAGCCGGGCCCGACCCATGGCTTCAGCGACGGCGACCCCTGGCTTCCGGTCTTCGTTCCGGCGGGCGGAGACGTAGCGGCTCAGCGGGCGGATGCCACCTCCCTGCTCACCTATGTCCGCGCATTGATTGCGCTGCGCCGTGAGACGCCCGCGCTGACGCTTGGCACCTACGAGACGACGGTGGCGCAAGACGGGGTCTTCGTCTTCACCCGCCGCCTTGATGGTACGGTCTTTCACATCTGCCTGAATTTCACCGGGGAAACCAGGCTCTGCCCGGTCAAGGGCGAGGTCGTCCTATCCTCCCGCCATGGGTCCGAGGGCGGTGCGGTAGATACCTTGCAACTTGAGCCCGATGAGGCGGCAATCATCAAGGCCGCCTGA
- a CDS encoding Ig-like domain-containing protein: protein MTNYYADRGEFLVNSETRLTQDEPAIAGLSNGGFVATWRTSDTSQDGSGSAIKAQVFDAAGAAVGPEFLVNSETVQNQTVPAVTGLNDGRFVVTWQTDDTAQDGSSNAIKAQVFDAAGTPVGGEFLVNSETYDRQAAPEISALTTGGFAVTWSTSDGTQDGSISAIKARTFDAAAQPVGAEFLVNTAAQGSQIEPRVAGLTNGGLVVTWRTNYRPDDGSTSAIKAQIISAAGFPVGGEFLVNTETAGGQYRPAVTGLTGGRFVVTWDTKNVWQDGDGFAIKAQIYEASGAPVGGEFLVNTESVEHQYEPEITALSDGGFVITWYTEDYKQDGSGSAIKAQVFDADGAPVGEEFLVNSEGSGGQYDPEISALSGGSFVATWRTTSSPEDGSGSGIKAKVYEARNDIPELTLSTTGVSETHISNTSFANVQFPLGGGFQIEIVDDANGAFGLKGNTIVVLDNTLLDHETTPEVSLTLRITDPQGNSGEQVFRIAVEDEATETRYTASDEFLVNSETESSQFSPTITGLTNGGFVVSWHTSDTTQDGSSYAIKAQVFGAAGDPVGAEFLVNSEANSGQVFPEITALANGGFVITWRTQDSAQDRSYDAIKAQVFNATGAPVGGEFLVNTETAQEQLNPRIASLTDGGFVVTWYTKDYSQDGYGAAVKAQVFDASGTPVGVEFLVNSVTSRDQVDPAVAGLTNGGFVVTWRTDEIKENRSDFEIKAQIFDAAGTPVGGEFLVNSESAGDQYNPGITGLANGRFIVTWRGYDPSVPSSYSTEVKARIFDASGAPVRDEFRLNSQAAGGQDYPSITGLPDGGFVATWQTADYRQDGSGSAIKAQVFDAEGAPVGDEFLVNDEGQFDQQFPEVTNLPGGGFVVSWHSRDIMQDGSGAAIKARMYLPSGTGPNTEPSAGDASGRGHEDTVITGDLAALVSDADGDVLTFTIGTDATSGTLILDPSGSYSYIPDADFNGTDSFSYVVHDGNGGTASATVSLTVDPVNDAPRIDTATSILAGEFEGPAAPLAPAADYDGDGVANGADNAPFVANPGQEDGDGDGVGDSADLDPFDPSVGRDPSLVNGVVLFSDPEAVDTQTASFSLLGTTGNPGGLDAAALEAMFSLAVVTSGSSPDGSAIWTFDADPAQFQHLGSGDALVIEYRVEIRDNHGAAQATAVRVIVIGTADGTVPRIIGTGGADSLVGTVGSDVIEGFDGDDTMLGGAGDDIMDGGGGTNLMRGQTGRDLIDGGEQTDIIHGGRQDDALYGHGGDDFVYGESGNDLIWGGAGHDVLHGIFGNDEIYGEDGNDSIYGGGGTDFLYGGSGNDTIDGGAGDNVMRGHRGNDLIIGGDKTDIVFGDKHSDEVHGNGGDDFIFGQAGKDTLWGGDGNDLLNGIIGDDALYGEAGNDVLYGGGGSDSLYGGDGDDTLDGQWRNDVLNGGAGADCFKFTTAGDMDTITDFEDGIDVLDFSADGLGFADFTVAEYGGGAGTVLTGGGYTVFLAGVDVIDIGTGDFA, encoded by the coding sequence ATGACGAATTATTACGCGGATCGAGGCGAGTTCCTCGTCAACAGTGAAACGAGGCTTACCCAGGACGAGCCGGCGATCGCGGGTCTAAGCAACGGCGGCTTCGTGGCGACCTGGCGCACCAGCGACACCTCGCAGGACGGCAGCGGGTCGGCGATCAAAGCACAGGTCTTCGACGCGGCGGGCGCGGCCGTGGGGCCGGAATTCCTCGTGAACAGCGAGACGGTGCAGAACCAGACCGTTCCTGCGGTCACGGGCCTGAATGACGGCCGGTTCGTCGTCACGTGGCAGACCGACGACACCGCTCAGGATGGCAGCAGCAACGCGATCAAGGCGCAGGTCTTCGACGCGGCCGGCACACCGGTGGGCGGCGAATTCCTGGTCAACAGCGAGACGTACGACAGACAGGCCGCGCCCGAGATCAGCGCGCTGACCACCGGCGGCTTCGCCGTGACGTGGTCCACCTCCGACGGCACGCAGGACGGCAGCATCAGCGCGATCAAGGCACGGACATTCGACGCGGCGGCCCAGCCGGTGGGGGCAGAGTTCCTCGTCAACACCGCCGCTCAGGGATCTCAGATCGAACCCAGAGTCGCCGGGCTGACCAACGGTGGGCTGGTGGTGACGTGGCGCACCAATTACAGGCCGGACGACGGCAGCACGTCCGCGATCAAGGCCCAGATCATCAGTGCCGCGGGTTTCCCGGTGGGCGGCGAGTTCCTGGTCAACACCGAAACGGCCGGCGGTCAGTACCGTCCTGCGGTCACAGGCCTGACCGGTGGCAGATTCGTGGTGACATGGGACACCAAGAACGTCTGGCAGGACGGCGACGGGTTCGCGATCAAGGCCCAGATCTACGAGGCCTCGGGGGCACCGGTCGGCGGCGAGTTCCTGGTCAATACCGAAAGCGTGGAACACCAGTACGAACCAGAGATCACCGCCCTGAGCGACGGCGGCTTCGTGATCACGTGGTACACCGAGGACTACAAACAGGACGGCAGCGGTTCGGCGATCAAGGCGCAGGTCTTCGACGCCGACGGCGCGCCTGTGGGCGAGGAGTTCCTCGTCAACAGCGAGGGTTCAGGCGGCCAGTACGACCCCGAAATCTCTGCCTTGTCCGGCGGCAGTTTCGTGGCGACGTGGCGCACCACAAGCAGTCCTGAGGACGGCAGCGGCTCTGGCATCAAGGCGAAGGTCTACGAGGCGCGCAACGATATCCCCGAGCTGACGCTGTCGACAACGGGTGTGAGCGAGACGCACATCTCGAACACGTCTTTCGCGAATGTTCAGTTCCCGCTCGGCGGAGGGTTCCAGATCGAGATCGTCGATGACGCCAACGGCGCCTTCGGTCTGAAGGGGAACACGATTGTCGTCCTGGACAACACCCTGCTCGATCACGAGACGACACCGGAGGTATCGCTCACCCTGAGGATCACCGACCCGCAGGGCAACTCCGGGGAGCAGGTGTTCCGGATCGCCGTCGAAGACGAGGCCACCGAGACTCGGTACACCGCGAGTGACGAGTTCCTGGTCAACAGCGAGACGGAGAGCTCGCAGTTCTCCCCGACAATCACGGGCCTGACAAACGGCGGGTTCGTCGTGTCTTGGCACACGAGCGACACCACGCAGGACGGCAGCAGCTACGCCATCAAGGCCCAGGTCTTCGGCGCCGCGGGCGATCCGGTCGGCGCGGAATTTCTGGTCAACAGTGAGGCAAATAGCGGCCAGGTCTTTCCCGAGATCACAGCCCTTGCCAACGGCGGATTCGTGATAACTTGGCGCACTCAAGACAGCGCGCAAGACCGCAGTTATGACGCGATCAAGGCGCAGGTCTTCAACGCCACAGGCGCACCCGTGGGCGGCGAGTTCCTCGTCAACACCGAGACCGCTCAGGAACAGCTCAACCCCAGGATCGCGAGCCTAACTGACGGCGGGTTCGTCGTCACGTGGTACACGAAGGATTACTCACAGGACGGCTACGGCGCTGCGGTCAAGGCGCAGGTATTTGACGCCTCGGGCACGCCTGTGGGGGTGGAATTCCTCGTGAACAGCGTGACCTCGAGGGATCAGGTCGACCCTGCGGTGGCGGGACTGACCAACGGCGGTTTCGTGGTGACGTGGCGGACCGACGAGATCAAGGAGAACCGCAGCGACTTCGAGATAAAGGCCCAGATCTTCGACGCCGCGGGCACGCCCGTGGGCGGCGAGTTTCTGGTGAATAGCGAGTCGGCGGGTGACCAGTACAACCCCGGCATCACTGGCCTCGCAAACGGCAGGTTCATTGTGACTTGGCGCGGCTATGATCCTTCCGTGCCAAGCAGCTACTCCACCGAAGTCAAGGCGCGGATCTTCGACGCGTCAGGCGCGCCGGTGAGGGACGAGTTCCGCCTCAACAGCCAAGCGGCGGGCGGACAGGACTACCCTTCGATCACCGGCCTGCCCGACGGCGGCTTCGTGGCGACCTGGCAGACCGCCGACTACAGGCAGGACGGCAGCGGCAGTGCGATCAAGGCGCAGGTCTTCGATGCCGAGGGCGCCCCTGTCGGGGACGAATTCCTCGTCAACGACGAAGGGCAGTTTGACCAGCAATTTCCCGAGGTCACGAACCTGCCCGGCGGCGGGTTCGTGGTGTCCTGGCACAGCCGCGACATCATGCAGGACGGCAGTGGCGCAGCGATCAAGGCACGGATGTACCTGCCATCCGGCACGGGACCGAACACGGAGCCGTCGGCAGGGGATGCTTCAGGGCGTGGACACGAGGACACGGTCATCACCGGCGACCTCGCGGCGCTTGTCTCCGACGCCGACGGGGACGTACTGACCTTCACGATCGGCACGGATGCCACGAGCGGCACCCTGATCCTCGATCCTTCGGGGAGCTACAGTTACATCCCGGACGCCGACTTCAACGGGACCGACAGCTTTTCCTACGTGGTCCACGACGGCAATGGCGGTACCGCCAGCGCGACCGTCTCGCTGACCGTCGATCCGGTCAACGATGCACCCCGTATCGACACGGCGACCTCGATCCTCGCCGGTGAGTTCGAGGGCCCGGCCGCCCCGCTCGCCCCCGCCGCGGACTACGACGGCGACGGCGTTGCGAACGGCGCCGACAACGCGCCCTTCGTCGCGAACCCCGGGCAGGAGGACGGCGACGGGGACGGTGTCGGAGACAGCGCCGACCTGGATCCCTTCGATCCGTCCGTGGGCCGCGACCCGTCGCTTGTGAACGGTGTCGTGCTGTTCTCCGACCCCGAGGCGGTGGATACCCAGACGGCATCGTTCAGCCTGCTGGGCACGACCGGCAACCCCGGCGGCCTCGACGCTGCGGCGCTGGAGGCGATGTTCAGCCTGGCGGTTGTCACCTCCGGCAGCTCTCCGGACGGCAGCGCGATCTGGACCTTCGACGCCGATCCCGCCCAGTTCCAGCACCTGGGCAGCGGAGACGCGCTGGTGATCGAATACCGGGTGGAGATCCGGGACAACCATGGCGCGGCGCAGGCCACCGCCGTCCGGGTGATCGTCATCGGCACCGCCGATGGCACGGTTCCGAGGATCATCGGGACCGGGGGCGCCGACAGCCTCGTGGGCACCGTCGGCAGCGACGTCATCGAGGGCTTCGACGGCGACGACACGATGCTCGGCGGAGCGGGCGACGACATCATGGACGGCGGAGGTGGCACGAACCTGATGCGCGGCCAGACCGGCCGCGACCTCATCGACGGTGGCGAGCAGACCGACATCATCCATGGCGGCAGGCAGGACGATGCGCTGTACGGCCATGGCGGCGACGATTTCGTCTACGGCGAGTCAGGCAACGACCTCATATGGGGCGGCGCGGGCCATGACGTCCTGCACGGCATCTTCGGCAATGACGAGATCTACGGCGAGGATGGCAACGACAGTATCTACGGCGGCGGCGGGACCGATTTCCTCTATGGCGGTTCAGGCAACGACACGATCGATGGCGGCGCTGGCGACAACGTGATGCGCGGCCACAGGGGCAACGACCTGATCATCGGCGGCGACAAAACCGACATCGTCTTTGGCGACAAGCACAGCGACGAGGTGCATGGCAACGGCGGCGACGATTTCATCTTCGGCCAGGCGGGCAAGGACACCCTGTGGGGCGGTGATGGCAACGATCTGCTGAACGGCATCATCGGCGACGACGCACTGTACGGCGAGGCCGGCAACGACGTTCTCTACGGGGGTGGCGGCAGCGACAGCCTGTACGGCGGAGACGGCGACGACACTCTCGACGGCCAGTGGCGGAACGACGTGCTCAACGGCGGGGCGGGAGCGGACTGCTTCAAGTTCACCACGGCGGGTGACATGGATACCATCACCGACTTCGAGGATGGCATCGACGTGCTCGACTTCTCCGCCGACGGGCTGGGCTTCGCCGACTTCACCGTGGCGGAGTACGGCGGTGGTGCAGGCACGGTGCTGACCGGCGGCGGTTACACCGTATTCCTCGCAGGCGTCGACGTCATCGACATCGGTACGGGTGACTTCGCCTGA